The Mixophyes fleayi isolate aMixFle1 chromosome 9, aMixFle1.hap1, whole genome shotgun sequence DNA window CGCCCTGGCAACCCAAGCAGATGAAAATGCTGGTCTAAAACTTGTACCAGCAGCTGTAAAGTCCAACTTccaaaaagtttccaactcaCGATCAGTCGGAACCTGTAAAGCTGCGCCTGGTACCGGCAACATAGTCTGGCGGACTAACCTCGCCACTGGAGTATCTACCTTCGCCACCTGTTCCCAGCGGGCCATATCCTCCTCCTGCAGAGGATATAATGACCCATACTTTTTGGGCATAGCAAACCCTTTGTCTGGCTGTTTTGAAGAAGCCGCTGCACTCTCTCTCAACTCTGCAGAGGGAGGGAAACAAATCGCCTGTCTTGACTCCTTCCTAAAAAGAGACTGGTCTAAGAGACCTAGTCTCTTCCACATCTCCAAAAGCCAAGGTCTGACGtactgcttttaccagatcgtccataccttGATATCTAGAACGCTCCTGATTCCACTAATGAGGGATCAGAGTCCTCTAACAGTTCACTTCCTCTTCGGAGGATCCCTCTGAGTCAGACAAGAGAAAAAGCAGATTTGCTGATCTATGTCTTACTCCTAGGTAAATGTCTAAGGTTCTCTAACAAATGGTTTAATTGATGCAGACCTTTTACCACTGCAGACACCCAGGCTCCCCCACAGGGGAAGATACCCGAGGACAAAGAACCTGTCATCTCCGAAGAAACGCCTGAACTAATGGAGGATACCATTCCAGAGGTAGAAGGCAACACCGCTGTTACCGCTGGAATCTTAGCTGGCTTTGATAATAGCTTAACCAGGGTACCAACCCCCTGTGTCAAAACAGCCACCCACTCAGGAGGATCCCGGAGTGGAGCCATCTTTAGGCTGCACCGCAACTGACGTCCAAGCACAAAACACCCCTGGGGGTCCTGATGTTCACCAGATAATTTAGTGTTTAATTTGATACAGGTATAATACTTGACAcgtgtttttttacttttcccagacatttttaacagaaaataaaGCTACCACACAGCAAAGAGTATAGGCACATACACACAAGATATTTACACAGCAAAAACTAACTAATCTATGAACAAGTCAAAAGATAGCATTTCTGTCAATGAGAGAGCAATAATCTCTTATAAATATTATGCTCTTCCCCCAAAATGTGCCCAGAATCTACTTCCCTATCTACATATAGAGAGTATAAAATATACTTCGAGAGAAGCCTGTCAGCAGCTGCAGACTTTCCAGAATGGCTACTGTATTACAGAGGACACCCGTCTGtactataaagtaaaaaaaaaaaaaaaaaaaaaacacattttaaaataaaataaaaacctaacAGTGAATTTTTAATGCACTGTTCTGCAGCTCTTTAATCTTCAGCCCAACTCTTTGGGCACCTACATTAAACTGAGTTCCTGTGGGGGTTGGCAGGGGGAGTGGCCTGTCAGCAGCTCAAAAGTTAACTATTCAGGTGCCAAAACTCCTCCCtacctactcaaccccatggttaagcagtgtgccccagatggatgaaagagaaatgtgttttttttgttctttttaaaaaaaccaaaacaaaacagtaGCCAGCACCTCTCAAAGGCAAAATGTGAAGGAAGAGACTTAGGCCAGTCCTGtccaacatgtggctctccaggtgttgtgcaactacaTGCTCCAGCAGGCTTTGAAAGTAATAGCTGGAAAGGTGTGCTttgtcttgtagtttcacaatatctggagagccacaggttggccaggcctggagcATCTTTGTATGGTGAGAACTATGAAAGACTATCACAGAGATCACCCAGGAAATACACCAATTGGTACTTTGTTTATGCTGTATTATCACACTATCACAAATATCAGGAGTGTGCACCCAGAAATAGTTAATTTTTATACCACTCTGATCTGGCGCAATGTGGGTTTTCATTACTTAAAATAAGTGaatgtattattaatttttatttataaaagcgccacaaggtgtccgtagcgccgtacagggacaaacgaattacaaCACAAtgggaaacagcacagtacagtaaacagtaagcacagtaactcagtaagctcaatgcacagctagagagggcggggaagggggagggaggatccgcaaatgacggtgCCAaagaaggagggtgcggaagacagggagacccccagaggggggaggagggagcgagaggggacagggggtggaggaccctcgaggaagAGGGCTAAGtaactggagagcagagttagaagtggtggaaacaggaggagagaaggccctgctcagaggagcgtacaatctaaggggaggggtggatagacaaagacgcaggggagagagggagagtagggggacggacgcagaagataaggtaggaagttaagtgggagactgaaaggctttaagaaaatggtgggtttttagggcccgtttgaaactggacagattaggggaggttctgatggagggagcttgttcaagtggaagggggcagcgcgggtgaagtcctgaaaacgcgcgtgggaggaggttataaggggggggaagagaggcgacggtcagaggcagaacggagagggcgggatggagcataaaTAGAGAggagggcgcagtggagttggcgagggccttataggtgagtgtgaggagcttaaagaggattctgaaggggaatgggagccagtgaagggctagatagagggggagacagaagaggagcgtcgagaaaggaaaataagcctagcggcagcgttaagaacagatcgaaggggagcgagatgagagtgggggagtcAATGTAGTCTTTAAATACATATAGTTCAGATTTAAATTACATGTGTGGATGTAAACTTTAGGTTTCTTATACCTTGATTCTCCACCACACTAGGGAGTGTGCACCATAGCAATAGCCTGGGGAATTACAATGATTGACATAGCACCGAGGGGAAGGGTATTTCTATTACCCCAACCCCATAAACCAGAAATATGTCCGATtgagtatcccccccccccccccccctcacaatcacacactgtattaaagacgattttattttttttacatggaacCCATTAACGATATATTGCCCATGTGATACTAAACAAgttataaaaagtaataaaactatacaattttaaaatattttaatatgtactTTGTTCACTGCCATACTCACCCCAAGCCACAAGCAGACTTTGTCTGTAGGTGGTACTAATGCTTTACAATGTAGGTTATCCGCCAGTAAAAACCGTGTTTCCATTGGCTCAGTAGTGCCCTGCCAAAAAGGatttacaatttaaaatacaAGTAAATGCAGAGATCACTGGTTATTGCATTGTTCCATACATGCTACAATACATGAAAAAATGAGTGGTTTTAAGAGGAATAATGTAATTTGGGTAGTAtgatgcacagtggttagcacttttgccacACAGCACTGCGGCCaggggttcaattccaaccaaaCCACTATCTAGGAGTTTGTAGGCTGTCCACAaatcaaaaatatactagtatgcTAATTAGCTTCTAACAAAATGAATCCCATGTGTATTTGTTTAGTAGTGAACTAGACTAAGCTCTAATGAGGCAGAGATAGATGTAATGATTAGGTATTATCTATCTGTAAAGTTCTGCATAAATTGGTGGTGCTTGCTAAAGGataatatgtaaaatacaaagaatgtaacattttgaaaacatGCAGAAAGCACATGGATAAGGAAAAACAGTGCCTTAAAATAGTACCTTTTTCTTCTGCATATGCTTTAAAATTTCTAAAGTCTGTTTAATTTCTGGGATTTGATTTTTTAGCCTTTAAGAGAGAAGGAAAATAAGTGTAAGTTGCATATTGTTATACAATCTCCACACCAGCAAGATGCGGAATCTTGTCAAACAAAACCATACCTCCTTTTCTTCTGAGAGAGATTTAATtccataaatttatatttttgataCTGCTCATCCAATTTCTTGAGTACTGCATCAGCCGTCTCATTTCCAGCTTTCTTCATAAAGGAATCCACATCTTCCTACATCAGGATAAATTAATTTGATATTAGAATAGTTGCTAGCGCTGTAATCAAACACTGGAGAAAGATTGACAATGCTCAAATTTACACGGTGCAATAAGCATAAGAGGATTGGAAGTGATAACGATTTTTGCCTCATAAAAGGATTATTATAAGGGTTTTCTGATACACATAGCAATAACTACGAGATATCTGTCATCTTCTGGCCTCCTTCAGGTGCTGTCCTATTAAGGATTTTTCATATAATGTGAGCACATATGTTAATTAATGCAAAGTTAAATGCTTTGCTTATAGacagagaaccccccccccccccccaacttgaAAATAGATATTTTTAGAACAATATTGATATGTCCCAAAgagatttatgtttaataaagtcATGAAGAAATTTGCTTTCCTATCACAGACTCAATTTATACCCAACAGTTACATTAATCAGGAGATCAATGGCTTGGGCTGATGCAAGCCTGGTCTATACCGAAGTTAGTAAGAAGTGTGTGAGtattgtataaaaaaagaaatttatatATGATAGAGAGagaacacacacatactatatatatatatatatatatatatatatatatatatatatatatatatatatatatatatacatatatatacatatatatacatacatacacatatacagagTTTTACAATTCAGAATGAAATGGGAACAAAAACAGCAAGTTAATGCTGCTGAAAATCATTTAGTGAAATAGACTTCGGAGCACTACGTCTAAAACAGACAAACCCCTTACCAGAAATATAACATTTGTCTACACGCACACACTGTTAGATTTCTAGCAGCCGCAAAGTGTCATTGTAGCGGAGATTTGACATAAATCTTCGCTCAATTTTCCTCACACAGAAAATGATTGGATAACTTTAACGTAATTGGCTGCAATGTGCGCAGTGCAATGTCTCCACGCTACACCGCCGGAAATTAAATTTCCCCCTAAAAAAGTGTATGTTTGTAAACCTGGCAAATCCATTTATGCATTTGATTGGCATTTACAACAGATTATGCAATCATGTATAAATTACaaaacagtgttctccccagaaagtTTTGCCAGTCAGGTGGCATTAAAAAATAGCCGGGTCGGGGCAGTTGTTATACTTGCAATAATACTGAAAAACATTGGAGGTTAtttcccacacctgccaggactggtcagacagttggtcagtggtctaacacacacactgctggctgtagtgctcacatagtgcctgctaTAAGAGAATAAactattgtttctcctattagaacaggatTCTGCTGGGCTCCAAAagccaggtggcaagtaaaaatacccgggtggagcacccatgaaataggtgctggggagaacactccaaaaacacacaaaaagttGATGGTGTGAAATAACAGTTTGCCACCTGACAGTCCAATTAACatgcagaataaaatattttattaacccCACCCCTCACTTGCTGCatgtgtgctgacctgctctcccccctccctctgtaaTTCATTTTTCCAACTCCCTCAAATCTATATGCAACCTTCTGGTATCACACTCCCTGCTGCCGCTTGCCAAAACTGATTTGCTGTGGGCAGTACACTCCGGTGATATCACCACTATACGGCGTGTTCACAGCCTACCAATGACCCAATGCAGTAATCGACCGATAAAAGTAAGAATGACAGACACTCAATGGAAACTATAAAGTTAATTTTTGGAAGACAAAAAAAGAAAGTTAGCTCAATCTTCAAACAAAAGAGAAGTAATCTAAGGGACTTCTGAATTTATTATTGATTCAAAACAGAAGACACTTGCTTAGGATATTTTGTAAACTGCAAATAAACACTTTTTGTAGCCTCCCAATTCAATGACAAATAAAATGCATCATGTTCAATCCTAACAAAAGATTCCAATATGCATCAAACACTTGTAATGgtttgactttgtgtttacatatAACCACTCACATTTGTTTATCTTTTATAGGCATTTAGCTTGTCCAGTTGCCATAGTCACTAACTCATCTGCTGGCAAATTAAATGTGAAATGAGCAGGTTAAAAGCCTCAAAACACAATTGTTCAAGTTATTTGACCAAAGTGGAGTTCACCTGTCAACCAGAATAATCAATTCAAAACAGAAAAACATGACAAGCTTTAAAACAGGCCACATTCACACTGGTCGCAATTTGAGGACATTTACGAAAACCCCTTGGTTTCTATTTGCAGTACCAGTTTTTATCTGCACTAATTTTCACAAATCCCTCCTCCCTCCATTGTTTGTAGAACAATAATGAGATTTCATAGTGAAAATACACTTCACATCAGTTGCTGAAAATGTTCACCCTCGATTGCTtaaaattacaaaaatgtaaCTGGTCAAATTTAATCTCTCATCAACCACACACTATATTTAGAATTACTGACAGAAATGTGAAAAACAGACCACATTGTCTATTAAATcattacatttataaaacagtacatctaatacactAAAATACCTTACCTATgttaatttaaaaagaaatcagATATTGAAGTGAATTGCTGCTTACAAGCTTTGGAAAGTAAATTAATATCTAGTCCACTAGTATGCTCACATTTCCAAGTGGTAATAATCCCATCTAGGTGGTTTGTAAAAGGCAAGTGGACACAACAGGTACAAGTGTGTTGTATAAAATCACCGAAAAAAATGAAGCAAAGAATTGCAATCACCTAAATCAGAGAACTGGGGGAtgtcacattttaaataaaagagaTCTACTTTACATCTAGCACTGGAAGGTGCGACTACAGAGCCCATACTACAGAGCTAGAGGGAGGAGCAGCATTCTGCAGCATGGGTTGAGCAGGCTGCAGATGATGCCTTGTAAGGATACGGCCGCCTAGGCAACCATGATGGCAGCCTCCTGACAGAGGCCTCCGATTATCTCACGGACTTAGCCTGCCCGCCAATCCCCTTCTCAAACTCGCATAGAGCCGTAGAAGCAACATGGAAACAGATTCGACTCTCACCACAAAGACAGCCTCCGGGATGCCAAGGTGCACCCTCTTTAAACCTGCCGCACCACCACCCTCATTGGCCGTCGCCATCTTGGAAGCTGTGCGTCACCTGCGTCATCGCGTTCTACTACTACGAATACGTAGTCTTCGTAACTCAGCCCCCGAGAGTGTTGATTGGCTGATACGTGTTAGCTGATCACCGTGGTGACTGGACTACGTAGGGCAGCGCCGCTTCCTGTGAGGCTGAGGTAGAGCTCTGGTATTGTGCTGGATGTGCCTCTTTGTATTACCCAACACGCTGTGATACGGCAGCAGCAGGGCAACAAAGACTGAATACATTTTCACagaacatttttttcttaatttactgACGACCTTTGTCTATGGAATATGAAAATGTATGTCAAATGGGATTTGGAGCCGTTTTTAGGACAAAGTGGCTTAGAAACGATAAATAAGAGGTTAACAACACTACTTAAGTCCAACCCACTgatgtgcatgtgtatgtattATCAGTAACTTACAGCTACCTTCTGCCAGGTTGCTTGTGATGTGTGTGGATCTGAAAGCATTAATGCCACTCAGAAGGCTGGTGCCAGGATCTCCAGAGCCCACTTGCCTGAGTTTGGGCATATTCGCAGTGAAATCTCTTTGTAGTCATGTtgcccacacaaaaaaaaaatgtcttctgAGCATTCGGGCTGGCAGGGCACCCTGGTGACATGCTTACTGGGCTATCATGTGCCTGGCCATGCGGACAATTTATAAGGTAGTAACCTCCTGCAGGGCACAaaattatcatatatatatatatatatatatatatatataaaatcaaacagaGAGGGGCGCTTACATAGTGCATTATCCTACTTTAATGGTAAAAGACAACTGTGATTATGCATGTACCAGATAAATTCCTGTAAAACAGCACATAAAATCACACGAACACGGTATGTAGTCCGTAGTTAGCAGACATACAGCTGATGTAATGCTCTAATCCTCTACGCGTTTTGTTGTAAGCCAACTTCGTCAGGAGGAAGTAATATCTCCATTCCCTTAtaactgcaaatatatatatctataatataaatgcctagtggcgtgtgtttgtgtgtgtgtggaaaaaataaaaccacgctgcagcgccacctgctgggcggagttatacactgacctactaaattcttagtgtgtgtggggaaaaaattcagaaagggctgaaatttggtatactaaaatgtttttaatttgttaattgttaaaagtgtttataaagattttaaaaaaatatatatatatatttattgaaggagaagtgacagttgggagtggttggtggttgttggggttgacagtggggagtggttggtggttgccgggggtgacagagtgagaggagtgtgatactcaggaccgctgagagagatccctgtgtctggatagacatctggatagatgtggcgatgaaaatgaaggatgaggtgatggagaagaatgatgaggtggtgacatgtggacaaaaccacgttaaaaaagggcacttacgtcgggaagtaacgctcttcccctgaggaggcctgggctaggcccaaatgcatgacaagaacctttttaacaccttaagtagcttgatttgactagaattcatgagtatcatgcacgggttaacttatatatatatatatatatatatacatctcgtAGATCATAACACCACTCTTATTATAATCTCCTATTATAACTCACTTCTACCACCACAATTCTATAGAGTAATATAATCAAAAAGAGGGGTAGGACACCCCCAGTATGTTACCGAATTAATCTATAGTGAAATAAATCCAACAGGTCTCGGCAACAtgatatttaaatgtttatactTATGAGCAATATTTGTTGGTATAGGTTATAAATCTGAGCTCAAACACAGAAGTGTaaagtttatatttaatataaaataatatagtcaagttctttataaaaaaaaatattataaacattatacataCAGTAAGTAAGTGGTTACAAGGCAGAAATCAAATAAAATGggattaaaacaaaaatactagGAAACATACCTCTTGGAATTTTGGAAAATGATTCTGGTATCTTAAGAACAAAAGATGAAGTCTTTTTGATTTTCaaattaaaatacacattttaaaatatatttatgctaGTTAAAAAACTTTCTTTCACGCTTCACCAGCCAGCAGGGTATGTTTTACAGCTGTATCTATCTCCTTTGGGCAGGAGGTCCTAAACCAGATCTGGagaaacttttttaaatataacagtAATAAAATAGATAGATATTTTGTCTGGTCTGTGTTGTAAACACATTATTGTGTATGTACATTACACTGATCGCTAGATATTGATTTTTACAGTCTAAAATCTTCTATATTTTGTTATGGCTCCCAGTGGAAACTAGATAAACTCGTAGAACAAGGCAAttaaaggtcttcacctatagcaagcctCTTTTCCCATAGACGGCAATATTCTTAAAGGTACTCGGAAGGCCACATGTCTTGTACTCGGAGTAGCAAGATGTTATCTTAGAAACCAGGTAGCGATGGATTATGAAGGCTGTATACTAGACGGTACACACAGAATAACCAGTATCGACATATATATTTAAGAGCATGTAGAGAACAGGAATATCAAGGTCATGCCAGAATGTCAGGGCAGGCAGCGAGCAAGGAAGGTCCAAATAACAAAGCCAAGGTAGAGATGGGCAGCAGACAAGGAATATCAAGGGATAAGGTTAGGcaacaggtaatccaacagaaTATGAAATCAACAACGCAGCAGGCTAAACGTAATGCAGGGCAaaaatgctataactggcagggacaaccaatcacaatgcttcccccccccccctcagccattAGTGATTGCAATCATGGGAATGCAATCCCTGATTTGAGCGTCCTGGCTGCTAGGCAACCAATCGGGAATGAAGGGGCTGTAAGCCCGACAGGAAACTACACCCTGGCAACAGCCAGGACAACAACCAGTGTGAACCGTCGTAAGCAGTGCGACGGCTCACCAACAGGCAGGCGGAGAAAGTTGCCTGCAAGAAGGATTTCACAGTGAGTAGTGTGGCTCAGAACAGtaaccccccccttgaggagaggCTAAAGAACCCCTAGATCTGTGTTTGTTATGAAACATGAAACTGCTTATAAAAAGCCCTTTTCAAATTTACTGCATGAAGGTTTCTTGCAGAAATTCATAACCTCTTCAATGGACTAAATAATGAGTAGGGCCCTTGAAAGCATTTCATATATAGAATTACCTCAACCACAAATTCTTAGTGCCCATCGACAATTACCAGAGGAGGTTTAGAAGAAGGCTTGGGCCAAACTGTAGAAAAAACAACAGGCTTAAGAGAACAGTGAAAAGTGTTAAGAATTTTCAATGATCTGGGAAGACCCAAACGGATGGCAACAGGATTCACCATTTCAATAATCTTAAAAAGACAAATGTATCTGGGTCCAAATTTCCTAGATGGTTGCCAGAGTCTGATACTTTGGGTGGACAACTAGACCCTATCACCTTCTTTAAAAGTACATGCGCTATGGTGTTAGTCCGAGATGAACTTTGAGTGAAAAGATGAGTGTAACAAGGCAAAATTAGTCTTTCTCCAGATAGATTTAAAACGTAGAGTGGTATTTCGTACTTCACTAAGATTAGTGGACATGGGATGGTCTAATGAATTAGCTCTAAGATGCTGAACAAATACGCAAAAGAAGGGTGGAGAATGACAGGAGTTGTATGCAAATTCTGCCCACAGTAAATATTCGGCCCAGTTATTGTGAAATttgtaaatataacataatatatattgttCGAAAGTCTGATTGACTCTTTCAGTCTGCCGATTGGATTGAGGGTTGTAGGCAGAGAATAAACTTAGATTAATACCcagaaaagagcaaaaatattttcaaatctgAGCCACAAATTGAGATCATCTGTTCGAGACTATATCGAAGGGCAATCTGTAGAGTCtgaatacatgtaaaataaaaagagggGCCAAGGATTTAGAAGTGGACAATtaggtgagagggacaaaatgagccatcttactgAAATTATAAACAATGACCCAGATAGTATTATGTCCGTTTTCCAAAGGGTAGTTTTACGACAAAATCCATcgaaatatgggtccaaggtttactGGGTATAGAAAGAGGCAAGAGTTGACCGGAAGGAACCTTTCTTGGGGTTTTGTTTCTGGCACAGATTTCACAGGACGAAACAAATTCCTTAACATCATGTTTCACAGATGGTCACCAGACTGAACAGGAAAGCAAtttcaatgttttaaaaataccaGGATTACCCGAGATTTTGCAGGAATGAAGCTCGAAAAGGATAGCTTTTCTAAGAACTTCAGGAACCTGCAAAAGTCGAGCCGGAGTCTCTGGAAAAGCTTGATGTTGGACCTGTGACAGTTGAGTAGAGAGGTCCTGCGTGAGACCAGCTAAAATTGAAGAAGCAGGAGCTATGGTTATATTCTTACTACTTTGATCTTGCCTAGAAAGTAACCTTTGGGATAAAGCATCAGCTTTAAGGATTTCCGAACCAGGTCTGAAGGTGATAACAAAATTAAGCCGAACAATGACCAACATGCCTGTCTGGAATTAACTTTTTGACTGACTTAATATATAACAAATTTTTGTAGTCAGTAAAAACTGTGACTTTATGGGTGGCTCCTTCCATCTAATGTCTCCAGTCTTTAAAGGCCCATTTAATAGCAGGAAGTTCTTAATTACCTATGTTGCAAGTGAAAACTTACTAGAAAGGAAGGCACAGGGATATAGCCTCTTATCCCTAGGATCCACTTGAGAGAGGATGGCTCCAGCATCGACATCAGGAGCATCTACCTTGATGATGAAAAGTCATTCTGGGTTAGGGTGGCGAAGCACTGGAGCAGAGATAAACACTTTTTTCAAGGCAGCAAAAGTTACCAAGTCTTTAGGTGACCAAACTGCTGTGTCATCCCCTTTTTTGATCAGGGCAGTGATTGGTGCAACCAAGACAGAGAAAGAACAAATAAAccttctatagtagttggcaaaacCTAGGAACCTTTGCATGGCTTTAAGGTTGGTGTGATGAACCCAATCTAGTATGGCCTGTATTCACGGAAATCTATAGAAAATTCTGAAAATtgataatgtattcaaggttggCAACCCTGGCAACTTCAAATTCGCATTTTTCCACTTTGGCAAACAACTGATGCTCCTGAAATTTCAGAAGGACCTTTTTTACATGAAGCCAATGTAATTCAAGAAAAGGAGAATAAATTAGTATATTGTCCagatacacaatgacaaatttacCCAGGAAATCTTGAAACACATCATTGATTAATTcttgtacatttaaaataaacagaGATATTCACACCTGATATGTCTTAAGGTATTATTACTTTCTACTGGTATTAATCCCTCAAATTCTATTAAAGCGGTGCACTCCCAGAACAATATACAATATCAGAAACCGTTTCAGCTCCAAATTAACACAGAGATACCTCCCAAGTGCATAACTAGCTTTATgtccttttatgtttttttccagatCACTGCTGCTGATGTTAGTAAATAGTGCTTGACATAAACTAGGTAAAATATTGCACAACTAATAATAATTAGCAACATCAGTAATCACATTctctttattataattttaaccATTTTCAATTTGTTGATAGTTATTTTACTTATAATTTAAGATACA harbors:
- the VBP1 gene encoding prefoldin subunit 3, translating into MATANEGGGAAGLKRVHLGIPEAVFVEDVDSFMKKAGNETADAVLKKLDEQYQKYKFMELNLSQKKRRLKNQIPEIKQTLEILKHMQKKKGTTEPMETRFLLADNLHCKALVPPTDKVCLWLGANVMLEYDIDDAQALLEKNLATATRNLVSTEEDLDFLRDQFTTTEVNMARVYNWDVKRRNKDDVSKSKA